Genomic segment of Colletotrichum destructivum chromosome 5, complete sequence:
TGCTGAGTACAAATCCCTACAGGTTTCCCGTCCCGCCGAAGACTCATTCCTATACCCAGCCATCCCAAGGAATCGCAGGCGCAACCTCGCAGAGACAAATCCCGACGACTCCATACAATCCACAGCAATGGCTAAACGTGAGTCGTCTTTTCCTTTGCTCCTTCTATGCGACTCCCCTCAATATGGCATCCAAAAATGATCCAGTTCCCGGACTAACACCAGCATTCCAGACGCCCCCTTGGGCACCGCTGCCATCGTCTTCCTTTCGGGCTCCattgtcctcctcctcttcgtcatcctcgccgccgttcgTGACTCGGCGCCCCTGAGCAACACCTACTTCCTCGAGGCTGATACCTCGGGCATCACCGGCGCTCGCGAGGGTCTCACGCGATGGACCTACTTTTACTACTGCAACGACCAGAACACTGAGTGCTGGGGTGCGTGGCCCGCTCCCGCCTTCGGCTGGGCCTGgggccgcgacgccgccaacgtTCCTTCTGGTCTCGCCGGCAGCCACGGGGGCGGTACTACCAGCACCCAGTTCTTCTACCTGTGGCGCTTCGGCTGGGTCATGTACCTgatcgccctcttcttcatggccatggcctggTTTGCAAGCTTCCTGGCGTGCTGCGGCCGTCTCGgtgccgctgtcgccggTCTGGTCTCTGCCTCgg
This window contains:
- a CDS encoding uncharacterized protein (Putative membrane protein SUR7/Rim9-like, fungi) — encoded protein: MAKHAPLGTAAIVFLSGSIVLLLFVILAAVRDSAPLSNTYFLEADTSGITGAREGLTRWTYFYYCNDQNTECWGAWPAPAFGWAWGRDAANVPSGLAGSHGGGTTSTQFFYLWRFGWVMYLIALFFMAMAWFASFLACCGRLGAAVAGLVSASALFFLTVAASLMTATFVKARNAFQSAGREAHIGTYAFGFTWGAWAALLIATLLFCLGIRGDKAAGGGSRFRRNRSTRSRRSFDVNSGRRVKEDYA